The Monomorium pharaonis isolate MP-MQ-018 chromosome 5, ASM1337386v2, whole genome shotgun sequence genome segment GAGAGTTTCCGGAACATGTTCATCTGTgtgataaaatagataaatagatttttgGTTTCTCCACATatgatgtaaatataaaataataaataaaagtttgtacACACATGTTAAAAGTTTTTGACAGTCTGCTGCTACATATGAATGTAAAGAAaactattttgataataaaatatactttttctttactttttgttgtatttttaaaaattattttgaagaagAAAGTCAACTTATGCATACTCGtacttgtaataaaatacGATTAAATAAAGCCAGTAAAAAACATACCTGACGGAAAGATATCGGAACTGGAATAGCAAAAATTATCCAGATAACTACTTCGCTACAAGGTGGTGTCGTGAGAGATCCTTTGTATGTGTAAAAGATATCAGTGTTTAACGGTATAAAGGATGCTAAAGCAAAAGACATGTTGATCAACAGCTCTGTATTTGCCCATTGTACATCTGGTAGCTTATTTATGAAAGATTGAAGAAGTTCATTATCTTCCTCTTGCAGCTGCACAaagcattaaattaaaataaagagctTCCATAATTTCGTAAATCTTTTCAAATCTAAAATTAGTGATTTTGAGACTTTTAtgtgattttcttttacttgtaatttttCCTCAGAAGTTCTTAGATATAgtgtaagaatataaatattttattaaatattatagtatttataatagtaaaatacaatggcgcaaaaaaaaaacaaaaaattttgaccgaatcTTTAgacaatcttcaaagtgatgcttTGAAACAactttgtgaaaaattatccaaattacatgaactttttttttaaattaaaggacaaagactctactttaagaatctctagacgaaagtttgatttgttaaatgtgacttttgtatcgcatgaaaaccaaatttttttttaacagtaaaagtttgttatcatttttcacaagtttctcattaaaatcttgctaatattaatccagattcttaaagtttattcttttctaaacaatttataagaaaactgttgatacaatgtttttttgttgattatacacgagtttgaaatttgcactgcatcttagggtattttagcgatTAAATACAGTATTCTTTGGATACCATGAAATgatatcaatatgatattgcacattgatttttttcgtatttaactcaatcataccgccgttATCAGAGTGACCCAATGTGCACTATGTGGAGGTTGACAGtcggattttgcacatcatgtggttttgaaattcatcggtggaaatttgCACTTGTTGATCTGAATATAGTGGATAGCTGACGCGCCAATTTTACTGAAGTTAACAGATGATTCGCCATTTTAGCAGCCTGCTCAGAtcacacataaatatacacatacttatacataaaaaataatttaaattttaattaaaaaatcggctTTTTTCATATGATGTGTAAAATCCGATCATCAACCTCCACGTGATGCACATTGGGTTATTGATAATGGTGGATTgagttaaacaataaaattaattacaatatcatattgacAATCcagataacaaaatatttataaaatataaaaaggagaaatatttatgataaatattttgtacatatttttatgtccgaatttgccaggtataaaaaaaatatgataaatatttatgaaaatatttaaaataaatattcatactattattatcaaagaatataaaaaatttcgagtTCAtagatcataaatattttttaatacatttaaaaaatatattctatacagggtgtcccaacgcacATGGGTCAatactcgtaaaaaggtaaaagggatcgagatgaacataaaactccaatattgtcttgagTTTGGTTAGGTCTTGAGTTAGGTCtcgggttaggtccaccaataatcaaggtattaatttttcaaattatgcgaatgagagcgcgtcGAGGaaagagctcgatccgcttGAGCCATAAcggaaaaaaatctattatgaatgtttgataagcttttattatttactgttcacaattacgatagaaattaattagaatatttgagaattccatacgttaatatctcggtTATTTGCAGATCTAACCCAAGACagtattggacttttatgttcatctcgatcccttttacctttttacgagaaTTGACCCATGTGCGTtaagacaccctgtatattgttgataataatttttgtatcatttctaaatggtttatgaaaaataattatgtaatctttaaaaaatatttttgaaaataaatttgtaaaatatttataaatatttaatggaaTGCAAGCTAATATAGatgttatgtataattaatatttattattacacacGTGCAAAAGAATGATAAGAGCACTCagaacataaaaatctaaatttatataaaaatagacggtttgcgaaacgtttcgactttactcaattattttcagtcgcgtgaaataaaattatttgtatcaaCAATTGTTGCATGTCAATgttaaaaggaaaattaaaaaatactaacgcaataaaataattacagtcaAAAACaagacaaataaattataaaacgaaGGATCGATTGAGAATGTCAGTTACAATGTGTCAAGTCCTACTTTAAATAAGCGCAGttcaagagaaaaaaacattttttgttaaaaattgttgatatGTTCGAAAGTTCACTGTCCCAGactaaaatattgttaattggGTAGAAGAAAATGTTGTCAAGAACGGTCATTAAGATTTGTTTAAATCGTCCTCGGAATAAAATTGTTGggtgaaaaattataatgtagataaaaaaactaaaatcaatttatgttttaaagttaattgaaatagtTAAAACCCGTGTAAGACCACTTACGTGTGTTTTATTAATCCAATACGTTGGGATAGATAAACCAACGATTTTTTCGTTAATAAGCGAAAAACTGTtatgttgaaaattttattttgcaaggCATAAATGTGGAAATAActgtataaacaaaaaaccaagtaatttaaaacataatggtaatgtgaaaaaagaaaaaaaaacagaaaaacttACATATGCATTGAGTGAGAACAGAAATAAGTAGCCagagaatttataaaattaagccGATTGTGTGAAAGATGTACAAGAGACAGCAGTCCGGGGAAAAGTGAACCTCCGAGACAAACGCAATATTAGATGTGTTCTTTGTTTATATTCGCAAGGCTGTTAAGTAAACAAGAATAAGCGGAATCGAGACACTCAGCGTCGCTCTGCAAATTTATACCGTTTTTTTGTTCTATATAAACCATTTctgagattaattttttttggtaattAGGTTCATAATCCAGAATTTTAGTGTTATCCCAGTCAATTGTATGGCTAATGTTAGAAATATACTTAGTGATCACCGAGTGTCTCGatggttttaattaaaaattgttggcATGTTCTTTTATTCTCGTTTTTAATTGTCTTTTAGTTTGACGTATGAAGCAATAATCcttgcaatatattttgtatacaatattattttttgagaaaTGATCCGTCTTTTTGTACTTTGATCACTGCGTTCAGTTTATTAACCGCTCTGTAGCCAACAGTGAAGAGGTTTTTATCAATCATTGATTAACTTACTTTAATGTAAGGcatcacaaataattttttattattgattgagttttttcttttttatgttcCTCATCACTGTTGTTCAAAGTTAGTGTCTTATTTGTTTGTATTGATTGCAGTTTACCatgaataagttttttaatccttcggttaatttctttaaaaattatgtctaGCGGATAtccattttcttttaaaattttaatgcagtaTTCCAGATTCTTCTGCTGAAATGTAGGATGTGACAGAAGTAATGCTCTGTTCACCAGACTGTAGATTGTTCCAATTATCGAACAAAGAAGgttataaatgataatttcaaatttaaaataatcaaaattttcggaATCGTTAAGTCACCTGAAAAAAAACAGCTACTACGGCGATACCATCCTCATGCTGCAAGGCATGCGAAATATCGGGATATGCCATATTACGATGTACAATATGCATTTCCATAGGATATCTATAGACattgattttgttaaaattttatcattttgatttAAGCAAATAAACATGATTGTTACCTTACACCGTTTAATACATGTTCAGCAcctctattattttttatgcccCAATGAAAGTGCAATTGTTCCATCTCATATTGTTGATTTTGTTTCAGTATGGCTCCGAATATATATGGCAATCTTCCATATGTCACATTTTTGTGCACAGTAAGTTTgacttgaaaaagaaaataatgctaCTCTctcaaaaagtttaaaagttattacaccccttacggaaaaaacactctaattttgagagcttacactcaaaattgagtgttaatactcgattttcggagtttactcccaaatttaggtgtatacgctcaaatcttgagtatttacactaaagattgagtgcttatactcgaacattgcgtgtgtacacccaatgattgagtgttcataccaaagtttagatttaaatattgaatatttgaaagtatactctcaacatttggatatgacactcaataaatgagtgtatacttccaacataaagtgtgaacactgaaacgttggaGATGTACACTTAACATCTATtggttgaaggtatacacttaatattgagtgtgcactctcaaacattggattagaaaatgttaaataaaatcaaaagcaagaaaagcaagttcaaccgaaacattcaactatagagtgttcagctggctttgagtattaatttgagtattactttcagcttggatgtttgccatctatattgagtgttaatttcagtgttattcttaaatttaggattaacattgaagttaacactcaattagatggcgaacattcaagttgagagtaataacactaattaaaagtaaattaaagagcgaacacttaagttgagtgtttacactaAATTGAGTTTTTACCCCTTATCCCAAATTATgctcaacttgagtattttttagagtattttaaagtgttatttttagtgttttttccgtaagggacGTACATTTCTgtaaggccggatctacaataggtgtagtaagccttagccgtaaggaattaaccaattatatttggttattcttctcacatttaattataattgatcagttcttatggcataaggcttactacatttattgtaaatccGGCTTTATCGTTACCGTAAGAAATTGAACAATACAATTGGTTAATTCGGTCGGTTACGGCTGATTTGAACAATATGATTAGTCGAAATCTTACGGTTACGATTACGGAAATGTACATGCAATGGTCTTAacagtttgtaaaattacgtatgaatttaatatatcgaAAATATTTACCAGTTTGCCCGCTATTCATTAATATCTGCGGCGTTGGAAGAAAGTCATGATAGCCAATCATTTCAAGAGCTGGAAATGGTAAAACAATCGCTTTTGATGTGGATATAGCCACTGGTGATTGTAGTTTTCCTGCGCATGATTTGTACTTCTGCGGCCACAAATGTTgttctaaaataaaacaaaatcactaacacataatttttttcattcattaAAGCTAccatttatatgtatgttacataattgatcattatttgaataagaataattataaaatctcgtaaattttttattattgatctGTAAGTACTTGTTAATtcttatagataaaaatttactgttcataagtaatttttgacTTATGAATTatgattgattttaattaacgttTTCTTATTTTCGAGATAATTTTACCTGcttgttatttaattgtaaggaaagaaaaagaaaaaaaactttgaaaaactttttttaaacatttttatcaagttttaattgatttatgaaataaatagagagtaaaattaacattgtGCCGTACCTTTCTTACTGTATCCAAAACCATAGGTACCATCATGCGGTATAATGATGAGCCATGCTATTACAACTTGtttgatatacattttttatttccttttacgtaaagattttatatataatatatatctatatgtacatgtgtcaaaaaataattatttttctaattcctATTACTTGTCTTCATGCACATTAATAATCTTTCCATAACATTCAAATTAttctgtatattaatatatgtacacatttGATACTTTGATGAACGGTTATGGTAAGGAATGACAAATAAATAGACTGTGTAAGACATCAAGAACGAGTCTTATTAAGTTAATTTGTAGCCATGCATATGTTACTGCCAGCTGCGTATGTCACAATCTTTCAAGTTACAGATGCGACTTGTAGTATAAAAGTATAGAAGatgtttttttccattatattaatacattacaaTAAGATACGTTAAAGTAGGTCATTAAAGTAGTAAAGtctttaatgaatttaataatggTTCATCATTATTCTATTATCAGCTTACagaaattaacaatttgttattttatcaatttcgtaattttgcttcctctctctctctctctctctctctctctctctctctctctctatatatatatatatatatatatatatatatatatactagaacacaacattgcgcgcgccacttagcatttttatattaaacattgcacttattcttcttctgtaatattactttcacacactttatcatatttaatgcccttctctatctcacgctccttcactttcctccccctctctaaattattaattatattattaatcatattaattatattattttcatattgttcaatattactcttacacactttactttcttatttaatccttttctttatctctcacgctctctcactctccccccccctttctctctctctctctctctctctaaacacaaattattaattatattatattttcatgtttcttaatatcactttTACACACTATACCTCCATACTTAAttccctttaaataaattaaaaattatcatatattatatgtaatgttacctgttaattttcaatcaattttcaaaactttcactttctggcttTCTTGTTTAATCTCTCTCAATCATAATTTCCTTCCATctaatctctttccttttctaatCTCTTTCGATAAAACTCACTGTCTCTCTCTGACCATTTCAACAACTTCTGATAATAAGCATTcaacaactttaaaattaaatttttttaatcttatgccttaataatataacattaaaattaaatttttaaataaattaaaatttataatattacatgtattgttacctgataattttcaatcaaatttcaacACTCACTTTCTGGATTTCCTTTTAAACTCTCTGGATCTCAATTCTTCCTCTCTAATCTCattccttttcttctattaaaatacacaaaatgtcaaaataattaaaacgcaaatgatatttaatgagaataataattaataaaaaataataattattaagaataataattaataagaattgagaattaagagtttaagattcatttttttcaaaatatttaaaacgcaaatgtTACCTTCaagaaatctctctctctctctctctctctctctctctctctctctctctctctctctctctctctctctctctctctctctctctctctctctctctctctctctctctctctctctctctctctctctctctctcaacacaaattattaattatatttttatgttgttcaatattacacttctcgcaaaaattaaaggaacaaaaaaattttctaaattttttgccaattttcaacaggctgtattttagtgaaaaatggtcgtacaggaaataaaaaaacatagcttttgaagcttgaagactctagttttagaattttttggttaaaaatttttctgagcaccggtagccatgcaattcttggataaagcacgaagtaaaaattttcaaaattttttacatttttttttcgctctacgggcatgaaaaaaatttttcgagctaAACCAATGCATAGGTCGCATAGCCTGTTCATTCagcttcaatttgcttttttcggaagtcagatacgactatttttcttcgagatatcgaattttgaatgcaaaaggaccctttttcactcaactgccgatatctctgaaactactggtcgcctagcgagctgacgagcggtttcgttttctgcagaaaattttctacaaaatctgtcatggttgattgaaaaaaaaattttgtcccacCTGAAACGGTAACgtgaaaaaagagcaaaaaaatgccattttccccttttttggtAAATCAACTGTGTCTTCGACAATATTGGGGCAAAAGCTTaggttaaaagaaaattttacagtctaATGTACCCCAAAGACccccctaaatttttagatcgatcGGTTCAGCGGTTTCCCCGGAccgattgattgaaattttgaaaaaattaagggaacaagactttgttccttaaatttgacctaatctttttaaaattcaataatttcatttttttttacttttttactcaattttgagttttttgaaaattgagtaacaaaaaaaatccaaaaaaattttttcaaaatttcgaaaatttccaaaaaattttttttgaaaatttaaaaaaaaatttgaaaaaaatttatttttttttcgtttttaagaaaatcaaactttctgacgaaaattttgattgatgATGATTTACCGCCGGCAATTAGCGTTATCCAAAGCATACCACGTGAAGGTTGCACGGTCGGATTTACGCTTCTTTTGTGCTTACGCACGTGTGTTAATGattcttcgaaaaaaatgaGACCCCGTGGTTCATCAGCTCCACAGTATTTTGCGACTCCAAACTCATTTtctaaagtgtgtgtgtgtggtgtgtgtgtgtgtgtgtgtgtgtgtgtgtgtgtgtgtgtgtgtgtgtgtgtgtgtgtgtgtgtgtgtgtgtgtgtgtgtgtgtgtgtgtgtgtgtgtgtgtgtgtgtgtgtgtgtggtgtgtgtgtgtgtgtgtgtgtgtgtgtgtgtgtgtgtgtgtgtgtgtgtgtgtgtgtgtgtgtgtgtgtgtgtgtgtgtgtgtgtgtgtgtgtgtgtgtgtgtgtgtgtgtgtgtgtgtgtgtgtgtgtgtgtgtgtgtgtgtgtgtgtgtgtgtgtgtgtgtgtgtgtgtgtgtgtgtgtgtgtgtgtgtgtgtgtgtgtgtgtgtgtgtgtgtgtgtgtgtgtgtgtgtgtgtgtgtgtgtgtgtgtgtgtgtgtgtgtgtgtgtgtgtgtgtgtgtgtgtgtgtgtgtgtgtgtgtgtgtgtgtgtgtgtgtgtgtgtgtgtgtgtgtgtgtgtgtgtgtgtgtgtgtgtgtgtgtgtgtgtgtgtgtgtgtgtgtgtgtgtgtgtgtgtgtgtgtgtgtgtgtgtctcgtGTTCAGTATCGAGTGTTCCCGCCTCTACTCCTAATCACAGCTTGCAATCTTTGTTTACACATTAagcaatctttaattttttatttgattctgGCTCGTACTATTAGATATGAATACTacgttattgtatttaaacttcagccaattttatggtatctaatatgtatgtgttagtaatgtaattgacattttttaaattttagagttgggttagttaatctatttttttaactaacaaaggaacctcgcgaacccgaaaattctgattttaatgaaacttggcataaatgtagagggggtaaatacatgaatttaggaatttttagttggtgcttataaacagtttgaaggggtgaaaccacctttcaaagttgagacgtttttgcgttttctcgatatatctcgcaaactaaacaaaatataaaaaaatgtttcatacaaaagtcttacagtataaatatttctatttaactgtgttatttattttttcagaaaaaatttatttttcaaagtttttttgaaaaaaaaaattttttttttaaataataaatagaacagttaaatagagatatttatactgtaagacttttgtatgaaatatttttttatattttgtttagtttgcgagatatatcgagaaaacgcaaaaatgtctcatctttgaagggtggtttcactcctttaaactgtttataagcaccaactaaaaattcataaattcatgtatttaccccctctacatttataagcaccaactaaaaattttttaattcatgtatttaccccctctacatttatgccaagttttattaaaatcaaaattttcgggttcgcgaggttcctttgtaagttaatgaaatttaattgattatgaaattaattctattatgttaaaagttacgtaaatatatactaattctattaaatttacgttaagattaatttgtttgtagttaaaataaaagttaattttgagaaacttttttatattaaattaaaaggccatatgatttgtttaagttaaattaccaacataattacagtattgatcgtcaaatatatttaattttaatataatattttatttgtaaattaacttacaatgtcgctctattgttaaccagtaattcatgacatgtataaatacttatcgtgagaggtttagaaagaggttacgtataaatacaattgttaGTCAAatgaactgtcgacaaaacctacaaaaagctttggaactattgcagaactattgaaaaatactatgtactcgtctggaacttgctataaaatggtagtttactcttgtagtgctgtgccagccgtctaataaaaaaattattaaaaaatgcttaaagacggaaactgtcgacaaaatctacaaaagctttggaaTTATTGCAGAACTGTTAGAAAAGGCCACAAAGTTGGCCGAAATTCGCTAAACAGgagtactttactcttgtgaAGCggtgccaacagccaaattaaaagattgtttaaatatatttaatgtacggAACTATTGCTAAATTTTATCGGgaactttagaactattacgggtgcaagtagaacaCTACAGgtgctgttaaaacgttcaatttttattaataaggtGCCAGGAAAAATAGcaccttattttttaaatttcattttttttaactacatcaacggaactatttctgaaacttatcaggaCCTCTAGGACTATTtggggtgcaagtagaactgtcATGAAAACTTGCGGTGCCAACTTCACAGTGACTAACACAGTGGGTCGTGCTGTAGCTAAAGCGGCTCACCGCTTCTTTTAGTGCGCTCTCTTTcgtacaaattgaaaaatttgtatttcgtTTATCCACTCgagatatccaaaaactataataGACTTTATTTCACctttattttactattcttttaaattttattttttttatattaaataattttcttcatctttttgtgcatataaatatttagtacacaatatcatgttttttggtaaaaaaaaaacagttatgtgatctttttatattaatagatcctttttattattttgtgcataatattattaacataaaactactttttctattttttttagatctttactgtcttttaatttttttttccttatataataaataaattccttcattattttgtgcaaaaaaGTATTGAGATAAAGTaatcaaaaagtaaatattttacaaaatattttatagcttagttttttgtataataagaaatattttggaacatacaaattacaaaatattttctaaaatattcattttttattattttattttaataatttatattatgcacaaaataagaaagaaatcaattgatataaaaaaaccacataactgtttttacaaaaaactatgacattttgtgcatataaatatttgttaaaatattacgttttttttttttgtaaaaacagttaTGTGGTCTTTTTATGCCAATagattcttattatttaatgtataatattattacaataaaacgataaaaaatgaatattttacgaaatattttataatttttgtaaaacatttcttgTTATGCAAAAaactaaactataaaatatttcgtaaaatattcattttttattattttattttaataatattatgtataaaacaataaaaacaatctatttttataaaaagaccacataactgttttttataaaaaagtatgatattctaac includes the following:
- the LOC105833231 gene encoding carbonic anhydrase 9, whose product is MYIKQVVIAWLIIIPHDGTYGFGYSKKEQHLWPQKYKSCAGKLQSPVAISTSKAIVLPFPALEMIGYHDFLPTPQILMNSGQTVKLTVHKNVTYGRLPYIFGAILKQNQQYEMEQLHFHWGIKNNRGAEHVLNGVRYPMEMHIVHRNMAYPDISHALQHEDGIAVVAVFFQLQEEDNELLQSFINKLPDVQWANTELLINMSFALASFIPLNTDIFYTYKGSLTTPPCSEVVIWIIFAIPVPISFRQMNMFRKLSNGEEILGDNYRLLQDIGQRKIYTRRLNPSLSTNNLQLNIANLSWFWS